A window of Amycolatopsis australiensis contains these coding sequences:
- a CDS encoding DMT family transporter has protein sequence MAVAAAGMFAVGSVLQHEAASRSTSSGRLELRQLVAKPGWVVGQSATVLGTLLQVTALALAPVAIVQPLLAGALVIAMGIRSLRDHCLPARLEVLGAACTCAGLAGFLTAAHPARGTGGQLPSPGAVAVAVLLVVALVAGCSRLGRGPRGALACGASAGIAAGVAAVLISTALKSFSERGFLHTVTGPALWAALVSAIAAQWAAQQAYSRGSLSWSLPALTLLDPLAAVPAARLLIGERLEPGHAVVWAPAAAVAVLGVILLARTGEGCRRPLVFRRRQRAMR, from the coding sequence GTGGCCGTGGCGGCGGCCGGGATGTTCGCGGTGGGCTCGGTCCTGCAGCACGAGGCCGCGTCACGCAGCACGTCGTCGGGACGGCTGGAGCTGCGTCAGCTGGTCGCGAAGCCCGGCTGGGTGGTGGGGCAGAGCGCGACCGTGCTCGGCACGCTCCTGCAGGTGACCGCGTTGGCGCTGGCGCCGGTGGCGATCGTGCAGCCGCTGCTCGCGGGGGCACTGGTGATCGCGATGGGCATCCGGTCACTGCGCGACCACTGCCTGCCGGCCCGGCTGGAGGTGCTGGGTGCCGCGTGCACCTGCGCCGGGCTGGCCGGGTTCCTGACCGCGGCCCACCCGGCCCGCGGCACCGGCGGGCAGCTGCCCTCGCCCGGCGCGGTCGCCGTCGCGGTGCTGCTGGTGGTGGCCCTGGTCGCCGGGTGCAGCCGGCTCGGCCGCGGCCCGCGAGGCGCCCTGGCCTGCGGTGCCTCGGCGGGCATCGCCGCCGGCGTGGCCGCGGTGCTGATTTCGACGGCGCTGAAGAGCTTCAGCGAACGCGGCTTCCTCCACACCGTGACCGGTCCCGCGCTGTGGGCGGCGCTCGTCTCGGCCATCGCCGCCCAGTGGGCCGCCCAGCAGGCCTACTCGCGGGGCAGCCTGTCGTGGTCGCTGCCGGCGCTGACCCTGCTCGACCCGCTGGCCGCCGTGCCTGCCGCCCGGCTGCTGATCGGCGAACGGCTCGAACCCGGCCACGCCGTGGTCTGGGCGCCCGCCGCCGCGGTCGCCGTCCTCGGCGTGATCCTGCTGGCGCGGACCGGGGAAGGGTGCCGCCGTCCGCTGGTCTTCCGCCGCCGTCAGCGCGCGATGCGCTGA
- a CDS encoding PP2C family protein-serine/threonine phosphatase has translation MRPELARIRRRLRAACGEAGVPAGDRARLVLAATLLAEPVIEAGRDVHVETAVADRRLAVTFRLPEPVGQARRNALPLLPDAGDGETLTWHLASGAGPHPAPADEDAATREEMLALIARADALAQEQRELKHELAETNSGVLAMYVELEQRDEQLRRAHAVIFRELEDALRPPPPAVPGLELAVQYSPTEQDSPTGGDLYDWFVLPGGQVHVTLVDAVGHGVTSTRHALTVTHAIRTLALEGHPFAGLIARTSETLAAIEPGLMATVLLARVDPATGKLTLANGSHPPPVLVTADGEAELLRSEVVGRGVGFPDPGSRELVHHTLGPGDTLLLYTDGLIEGRRDLDEGLGRLLAQARAHARHPTGTLPAELVTRMHDVVLHADDTVVLAIRRVSG, from the coding sequence ATGCGGCCCGAGCTCGCCCGGATCCGCCGCCGGCTCCGCGCCGCCTGCGGCGAAGCGGGGGTGCCCGCCGGGGACCGCGCCCGGCTGGTCCTCGCGGCGACCCTGCTCGCCGAACCGGTCATCGAGGCCGGCCGGGACGTGCACGTCGAGACGGCCGTGGCCGACCGGCGGCTGGCCGTCACGTTCCGGCTCCCGGAACCGGTCGGGCAGGCCCGGCGCAACGCGCTGCCGCTGCTGCCCGACGCCGGAGACGGCGAAACGCTCACCTGGCACCTCGCCTCGGGAGCCGGCCCGCACCCGGCGCCGGCCGACGAGGACGCGGCCACCCGCGAGGAGATGCTCGCGCTCATCGCCCGCGCCGACGCCCTCGCCCAGGAGCAACGGGAGCTCAAGCACGAGCTGGCCGAAACCAACAGCGGCGTGCTGGCGATGTACGTCGAGCTGGAGCAACGGGACGAACAGCTCCGCCGCGCGCACGCGGTCATCTTCCGCGAACTCGAAGACGCACTGCGCCCGCCGCCACCGGCGGTGCCCGGTCTCGAGCTGGCGGTCCAGTACTCACCGACCGAGCAGGACTCCCCCACCGGTGGCGACCTCTACGACTGGTTCGTCCTGCCCGGCGGGCAGGTCCACGTGACCCTGGTCGACGCGGTCGGCCACGGCGTCACCTCGACGCGGCACGCCCTCACCGTCACCCACGCCATCCGCACCCTCGCCCTGGAGGGCCACCCGTTCGCCGGCCTCATCGCCCGCACGTCCGAAACGCTGGCCGCGATCGAGCCCGGCCTGATGGCCACCGTGCTGCTGGCCCGCGTCGACCCGGCGACCGGGAAGCTGACGCTGGCCAACGGCAGCCATCCACCGCCGGTCCTGGTGACCGCCGACGGCGAAGCCGAGCTGCTGCGCAGCGAGGTCGTCGGCCGCGGCGTGGGGTTCCCCGACCCGGGCAGCCGCGAACTGGTCCACCACACACTCGGCCCGGGCGACACGCTGCTGCTGTACACGGACGGCCTGATCGAAGGCCGCCGCGACCTCGACGAGGGCCTGGGCCGCCTGCTGGCCCAGGCCCGCGCGCACGCCCGGCACCCGACCGGCACGCTGCCGGCGGAGCTGGTGACCCGGATGCACGACGTCGTCCTGCACGCCGACGACACCGTCGTGCTCGCCATCCGCCGGGTGTCCGGCTAG
- a CDS encoding RNA polymerase sigma-70 factor, which translates to MLVGAHEVELFEGARARLEAIAYRLLGSASDAEDAVQDTFLRWQSADRELVETPEAWLTKVLTNICLNRLTSARAKRETYVGQWLPEPVLAGDRMLGPADTVEQRESVSIAMLTLMERLSAKERVVYVLREAFGYAHAEIAEVLDLTEPNCQQIYRRAKQHLATDRRRVEVDAAAARKIVEEFLAAALSGRTDSLVRLLTDDVVSVGDGGGVVFSIPQPISGALRVARFLRGLFKPTAAKWEMVGGRPDLFATVANGRPALVMTVGDRLVGVFSLDVTTDGIAAVHAQANPDKLARATRRWAALDHGEPLDGDW; encoded by the coding sequence ATGCTGGTCGGCGCGCACGAGGTCGAGCTGTTCGAGGGGGCCAGGGCGCGGCTGGAGGCCATCGCCTACCGCCTGCTGGGGTCGGCGTCCGACGCCGAGGACGCGGTGCAGGACACGTTCCTGCGCTGGCAGTCCGCCGACCGGGAGCTCGTCGAGACGCCCGAGGCGTGGCTGACGAAGGTGCTCACCAACATCTGCCTCAACCGGCTCACCTCGGCACGGGCCAAGCGGGAGACCTACGTGGGCCAGTGGCTGCCCGAGCCGGTCCTCGCCGGCGACCGCATGCTCGGCCCGGCCGACACGGTCGAGCAGCGCGAGTCGGTTTCGATCGCGATGCTCACGCTGATGGAACGGCTCTCGGCCAAGGAACGCGTCGTGTACGTGCTGCGCGAGGCGTTCGGCTATGCCCACGCCGAGATCGCCGAGGTGCTCGACCTCACCGAGCCGAACTGCCAGCAGATCTACCGGCGGGCCAAGCAGCACCTGGCCACCGACCGGCGCCGGGTCGAGGTCGACGCGGCCGCGGCCCGCAAGATCGTCGAGGAGTTCCTCGCCGCGGCACTGAGCGGCCGGACCGACTCGCTGGTCCGGCTGCTGACCGACGACGTCGTCAGCGTGGGCGACGGCGGCGGCGTGGTCTTCTCGATCCCGCAGCCGATCAGCGGCGCGCTGCGGGTGGCGAGGTTCCTGCGCGGGCTGTTCAAGCCCACCGCGGCCAAGTGGGAGATGGTCGGCGGCAGGCCCGACCTGTTCGCCACGGTCGCCAACGGCAGGCCGGCGCTGGTCATGACGGTCGGCGACCGGCTCGTCGGCGTCTTCTCCCTGGACGTGACCACCGACGGCATCGCGGCCGTCCACGCCCAGGCCAACCCCGACAAGCTCGCCCGCGCGACGCGCCGGTGGGCCGCCCTCGACCACGGGGAACCGCTCGACGGCGATTGGTGA
- a CDS encoding transposase: MLPVGSRFQLLSDGQWALIEDLLPVRTGERGRPFSDARAMVEGIIYRYRCGIPWRDVPAVFGPWQTI, translated from the coding sequence ATGCTGCCGGTCGGGTCGCGGTTTCAGTTGCTTTCAGACGGTCAGTGGGCGTTGATCGAGGATCTGCTGCCGGTCCGGACCGGTGAGCGGGGACGTCCGTTCTCGGATGCGCGGGCGATGGTCGAGGGGATCATCTACCGGTACCGGTGCGGGATTCCGTGGCGGGATGTCCCGGCGGTGTTCGGTCCGTGGCAGACGATCTGA
- a CDS encoding carbonic anhydrase, with amino-acid sequence MAEIDSLSPAEAFDLLLAGNRRFVAGSPDHPNQDAARRAEVAPGQRPFAVLFGCSDSRLAAEIIFDRGLGDLFVVRTAGHVAGAEVLGSIEYGVAVLDCPLVVVLGHDSCGAVGAACAALEDGKTPAGFIRDVVERVTPSVLAARAAGRVEADEILAEHVRLTVDLLLERSRVLAEQVEAGRTAVVGLRYRLADGRADVVATRGLDVTAGSAS; translated from the coding sequence ATGGCCGAGATCGACTCCCTGTCCCCCGCAGAAGCTTTCGACCTGCTGCTCGCCGGCAACCGGCGGTTCGTGGCGGGCTCGCCCGACCACCCGAACCAGGACGCGGCCCGACGCGCCGAGGTGGCGCCGGGCCAGCGTCCGTTCGCGGTGCTGTTCGGCTGCTCCGACTCCCGGCTGGCGGCGGAGATCATCTTCGACCGCGGCCTCGGCGACCTGTTCGTGGTGCGCACCGCGGGCCACGTCGCGGGCGCGGAAGTGCTCGGCAGCATCGAGTACGGCGTGGCGGTGCTGGACTGCCCGCTGGTGGTCGTGCTCGGCCACGACTCGTGCGGCGCGGTCGGCGCCGCCTGCGCCGCGCTGGAAGACGGGAAGACGCCCGCCGGGTTCATCCGCGACGTCGTCGAGCGCGTGACGCCGAGCGTGCTCGCCGCGCGGGCCGCGGGTCGCGTGGAAGCCGACGAGATCCTCGCCGAGCACGTCCGGCTCACGGTGGACCTGCTGCTGGAACGCTCGCGGGTGCTCGCCGAGCAGGTCGAGGCCGGGCGGACCGCGGTCGTGGGCCTGCGCTACCGGCTGGCCGACGGCCGCGCGGACGTGGTGGCGACCCGCGGTCTCGACGTGACCGCGGGCTCGGCGTCCTGA
- a CDS encoding MarR family transcriptional regulator — protein sequence MTAVNRSHPARAADQVAAAVADTAELLEILFERARDASPRPLSVSQVRAVVALDRYEGLNLRTLAELLGSTPPLASRLCDRLEAVGFLERLPHSRNRRELVLRLSDSGRAYLQDLRARRRERLHAVLAALTDGERAGLATGLRAFQAAANRDLAERDNRAAAQ from the coding sequence GTGACTGCCGTGAACCGCTCCCATCCGGCGCGGGCCGCCGACCAGGTGGCCGCCGCCGTGGCCGACACCGCCGAGCTGCTCGAGATCTTGTTCGAGCGGGCGCGTGACGCGTCGCCGAGGCCGCTGTCGGTGTCGCAGGTCCGCGCGGTCGTCGCGCTCGACCGGTACGAAGGGCTGAACCTGCGGACGCTGGCGGAGCTGCTCGGTTCCACCCCGCCGCTGGCGAGCCGGTTGTGCGACCGGCTGGAAGCCGTCGGTTTCCTCGAACGGCTCCCGCATTCGCGCAACCGCCGTGAACTGGTCCTGCGGCTCAGTGACAGCGGGCGCGCCTACCTGCAGGATCTGCGGGCGCGGCGCCGGGAAAGGCTGCACGCCGTCCTCGCCGCGCTGACCGACGGCGAACGTGCCGGCCTCGCCACCGGGCTGCGCGCGTTCCAGGCGGCGGCGAACCGTGACCTCGCGGAGCGTGACAACCGCGCGGCGGCCCAGTAG
- a CDS encoding STAS domain-containing protein encodes MTGTDGAEAALTVRRITLPDAVVVTAAGELDLATAPALRRHALAALDRRPPALIVDLDGIRFCGSAGLQVLAELVSATGGAGLPFAVVTGRPAVLRTIRLTRLDAALSLHPTVDRARTWFRDRPDR; translated from the coding sequence GTGACCGGCACCGACGGCGCGGAAGCGGCTCTCACCGTGCGGCGCATCACCCTGCCCGACGCGGTCGTGGTCACCGCGGCGGGCGAGCTGGACCTCGCGACCGCCCCGGCGCTGCGGCGCCACGCCCTGGCCGCGCTGGACCGGCGGCCGCCGGCGCTCATCGTCGATCTCGACGGCATCCGGTTCTGCGGCTCGGCGGGCTTGCAGGTCCTCGCCGAGCTGGTGTCGGCGACCGGCGGCGCGGGCCTGCCGTTCGCCGTCGTGACCGGCCGGCCCGCCGTCCTGCGCACGATCCGGCTCACCCGGCTCGACGCAGCGCTCAGCCTGCACCCGACCGTGGACCGGGCCCGCACCTGGTTTCGCGATCGGCCAGACCGATGA
- a CDS encoding sodium:calcium antiporter, which yields MSGLPLPWLLLIFAGAAGAIWVAGIQLSDQTDVLSVRLHLGSALGGLILLAIATNLPEIAIVVSASLSGNVGVAVGNILGGIAIQTVVLVVLDAAGVRGDRPLTYRAASLVLVLEAALVVAVLAVVVAGSQLPAGLVFLRLSPGSVLIAVLWVAGLFLLRRAGRALPWHESGEPPDGQDRPRGHKTRQTERTAGAKGTSTAKSALIFAGAAVVTLLAGVVLERSGDAIADRIGLSGVLFGATVLAAATSLPEVSTGLTSVRNGDYQLAVSDIFGGNAFLPVLFLPATLLSGKAVLPQAQRSDIYLTALAALLTLVYAAGLLFRPRRRILRMGVDSLVVLVLYAVGVAGLFA from the coding sequence GTGTCCGGATTGCCGCTGCCCTGGCTCCTGCTGATCTTCGCCGGGGCCGCCGGCGCCATCTGGGTCGCGGGGATCCAGCTGTCCGACCAGACGGACGTGCTGTCGGTCCGCCTGCACCTCGGTTCGGCACTCGGCGGGCTGATCCTGCTGGCGATCGCCACGAACCTGCCGGAGATCGCGATCGTCGTCTCGGCGTCGTTGTCGGGCAACGTCGGCGTCGCCGTCGGGAACATCCTGGGCGGGATCGCCATCCAGACCGTGGTCCTCGTCGTGCTCGACGCGGCCGGTGTCCGCGGCGACCGGCCCTTGACCTACCGGGCGGCGTCCCTGGTGCTCGTCTTGGAAGCGGCCCTGGTCGTCGCGGTCCTGGCCGTCGTCGTGGCCGGCAGCCAGCTGCCCGCCGGGCTCGTCTTCCTGCGGCTGTCCCCCGGGTCCGTCCTGATCGCGGTCCTGTGGGTCGCCGGCCTGTTCCTGCTGCGCCGGGCCGGCCGGGCACTCCCGTGGCACGAGTCCGGGGAGCCACCGGACGGGCAGGACCGCCCGCGCGGGCACAAGACCCGGCAGACCGAGCGGACGGCCGGCGCGAAGGGCACCAGCACCGCCAAGTCGGCGCTGATCTTCGCCGGCGCGGCGGTCGTGACCCTGCTCGCCGGCGTCGTCCTGGAGCGCAGCGGCGACGCCATCGCCGACCGCATCGGCCTGTCCGGTGTCCTGTTCGGCGCCACCGTGCTGGCCGCCGCGACGTCCCTGCCCGAGGTCTCGACCGGCCTCACGTCGGTCCGCAACGGCGACTACCAGCTCGCCGTCAGCGACATCTTCGGCGGCAACGCGTTCCTCCCGGTGTTGTTCCTGCCGGCCACGCTGCTCTCCGGGAAGGCCGTCCTGCCGCAGGCGCAGCGCAGCGACATCTACCTCACCGCCCTCGCCGCCCTGCTCACGCTGGTCTACGCGGCCGGGCTGCTGTTCCGCCCCCGGCGCCGGATCCTGCGGATGGGCGTGGACTCGCTGGTCGTCCTCGTGCTCTACGCGGTCGGCGTCGCCGGGCTGTTCGCCTGA
- a CDS encoding L-threonylcarbamoyladenylate synthase, producing the protein MTTTTTGDIEKAAGVLRAGGLVALPTETVYGLGADAGNPAAVARVFAAKGRPPSHPLILHVSGADRLAGWAADVPGTARLLAERFWPGPLTLVLRRGARVPLAATGGLETVAVRVPAHPVALALLTEFGGAVAAPSANRFGSVSPTTADDVRAELGGAVDFVLDGGPCTVGVESTIVDVTGDTPSILRPGGVTREDLEAVLGRPVAEGTASRIRVPGQHPSHYAPNARVVLVEPENLLAEARAAQEQGHQVGVFLPPSLADAPVKAHAVVAVPEPDDDYARRLYGFLRELDRRGCDLILVSLPAEAGLGAAIANRLRRAAGPRTSA; encoded by the coding sequence GTGACGACGACGACAACGGGTGACATCGAGAAGGCGGCCGGGGTGCTGCGGGCCGGTGGCCTGGTCGCCCTGCCGACCGAGACCGTCTACGGGCTGGGCGCCGACGCCGGGAACCCCGCCGCCGTCGCGCGCGTCTTCGCGGCCAAGGGACGCCCGCCGTCCCACCCGCTGATCCTCCACGTCAGCGGCGCGGACCGGCTGGCGGGCTGGGCCGCCGACGTCCCCGGGACGGCGCGGCTGCTCGCCGAGCGCTTCTGGCCGGGCCCGCTCACGCTGGTCCTGCGGCGCGGGGCCCGGGTGCCGCTGGCAGCGACCGGCGGGCTGGAGACGGTGGCCGTGCGCGTGCCCGCGCACCCCGTCGCGCTCGCGCTGCTGACGGAGTTCGGCGGCGCGGTCGCCGCCCCGTCCGCCAACCGCTTCGGCTCGGTCAGCCCGACGACGGCGGACGACGTCCGCGCCGAACTCGGCGGCGCCGTGGACTTCGTGCTGGACGGCGGCCCGTGCACCGTGGGCGTCGAGTCGACCATCGTCGACGTCACCGGTGACACGCCGAGCATCCTGCGTCCCGGTGGCGTCACCCGCGAGGACCTGGAAGCGGTACTGGGCCGCCCGGTCGCGGAGGGCACGGCGAGCCGCATCCGCGTGCCGGGCCAGCACCCCTCCCACTACGCGCCGAACGCGCGGGTGGTCCTCGTCGAGCCGGAGAACCTGCTCGCCGAAGCGCGGGCCGCGCAGGAACAGGGCCACCAGGTGGGGGTCTTCCTGCCGCCGTCACTGGCGGACGCCCCGGTGAAGGCGCACGCCGTCGTGGCGGTCCCGGAGCCGGACGACGACTACGCGCGCCGGTTGTACGGGTTCCTGCGCGAGCTGGACCGGCGGGGGTGCGACCTCATCCTGGTGTCGCTGCCGGCGGAGGCGGGCCTGGGCGCGGCGATCGCCAACCGGCTCCGCCGCGCCGCCGGACCGCGGACCTCCGCCTGA
- a CDS encoding papain-like cysteine protease family protein has translation MVIAFDRGRPVVAVVCGVVVTTAALVLAPAAQAAPAAPVPNGLTLTHPLADNSHFRLGAAPRAATTAAVSLNYSQQVQQNDEWCWAADGASIEQFHGAPTSQEEFCAAGKGTSPGYCPNEAAQIDEIVNGFHGTGFSAESAGGAVSFSTITQQIDAGDPALTGIYWSTGGGHAEVIYGYDAANRSIDVGDPWPTYQRYRTQSYDDYLQNSQFTWGDTVVGIAGR, from the coding sequence ATGGTCATCGCGTTCGACAGAGGAAGGCCGGTCGTGGCGGTCGTCTGCGGCGTCGTCGTCACGACGGCCGCGCTGGTGCTGGCCCCGGCCGCGCAGGCGGCGCCCGCCGCGCCGGTGCCGAACGGCCTGACGCTGACCCACCCGCTGGCCGACAACAGCCACTTCAGGCTGGGCGCGGCGCCGCGGGCGGCGACGACGGCCGCGGTCAGCCTGAACTACAGCCAGCAGGTGCAGCAGAACGACGAATGGTGCTGGGCGGCCGACGGCGCGAGCATCGAGCAGTTCCACGGCGCGCCGACGTCGCAGGAGGAGTTCTGCGCGGCGGGCAAGGGCACCAGCCCCGGCTACTGCCCGAACGAGGCCGCGCAGATCGACGAAATCGTCAACGGCTTCCACGGCACCGGGTTCTCCGCCGAGAGCGCCGGCGGCGCGGTGTCGTTCTCGACGATCACCCAGCAGATCGACGCGGGCGACCCGGCGCTGACCGGCATCTACTGGAGCACCGGCGGCGGCCACGCCGAAGTGATCTACGGCTACGACGCGGCGAACCGGTCGATCGACGTCGGCGACCCGTGGCCCACCTACCAGCGGTACCGCACCCAGTCCTACGACGACTACCTGCAGAACAGCCAGTTCACGTGGGGCGACACCGTCGTCGGCATCGCCGGGCGGTGA
- a CDS encoding NAD(P)/FAD-dependent oxidoreductase, protein MKHRIVVLGAGYAGATAAGRLAKRLHPADTEIVLVDAGSEFVERIRMHQLATGQDLEPRMLDDVFAGTGVRVRQARVTAVDAEHRTVDVTGDGGPDRITYDTLVYALGSTAADGGVPGVAEYACDVAGKQSALRLRARLAGLAAGEAVLVVGGGLTAIEAVAEIAEARPDLDVSLAARGGVGDWLSEKAQRHLRAAFERLGITVHEHTGVARVEPASVVTADGRTIPAQVTVWTAGFAVHPLAAATTMQVSETGQIVVDDTMRSVSHPDVYAVGDAALARGAGGTPLRMSCASGIPTAHHAADVIAARLTGRPVPPNKIGYSAQCISLGRRDAIVQWVTPDDRPKPSAVTGRTAARLKETICRAAAWTVAHPTSMLPVRRRHATVAGERAASTA, encoded by the coding sequence ATGAAGCACCGGATCGTCGTTCTCGGGGCCGGATACGCCGGAGCCACCGCCGCCGGGCGGCTGGCCAAGCGGCTGCACCCCGCCGACACCGAGATCGTCCTCGTCGACGCCGGCTCCGAGTTCGTCGAGCGCATCCGCATGCACCAGCTCGCGACCGGCCAGGACCTCGAGCCCCGCATGCTGGACGACGTCTTCGCGGGCACCGGCGTGCGGGTGCGGCAGGCCCGGGTCACCGCCGTCGACGCCGAGCACAGGACCGTCGACGTCACCGGCGACGGCGGCCCGGACCGGATCACCTACGACACGCTGGTCTACGCACTGGGCAGCACCGCCGCCGACGGGGGCGTCCCGGGCGTCGCCGAATACGCCTGCGACGTCGCCGGCAAGCAGTCCGCGCTGCGGCTGCGGGCGCGGCTGGCCGGCCTCGCGGCCGGTGAAGCCGTGCTCGTCGTCGGTGGCGGCCTCACCGCCATCGAGGCCGTCGCGGAGATCGCCGAAGCCCGCCCGGACCTCGACGTCTCGCTCGCCGCCCGCGGCGGCGTCGGCGACTGGCTGAGCGAGAAGGCCCAGCGCCACCTGCGCGCGGCGTTCGAGCGGCTCGGCATCACCGTGCACGAGCACACCGGCGTCGCGCGCGTCGAGCCGGCGAGCGTGGTCACCGCAGACGGCCGCACGATCCCCGCCCAGGTGACCGTGTGGACGGCCGGTTTCGCCGTCCACCCCCTCGCCGCGGCGACGACGATGCAGGTCTCCGAGACCGGGCAGATCGTCGTCGACGACACGATGCGGTCGGTCTCGCACCCCGACGTCTACGCGGTCGGCGACGCCGCGCTCGCCCGGGGCGCGGGCGGCACGCCGCTGCGGATGTCCTGCGCCTCGGGGATTCCCACGGCCCACCACGCCGCCGACGTGATCGCCGCCCGCCTGACCGGGCGCCCGGTCCCGCCGAACAAGATCGGCTACAGCGCCCAGTGCATCAGCCTCGGCCGCCGCGACGCCATCGTGCAGTGGGTGACCCCGGACGACCGGCCGAAGCCGTCCGCGGTCACCGGCCGGACGGCCGCCCGTCTCAAGGAGACGATCTGCCGGGCCGCGGCCTGGACCGTGGCGCACCCGACGTCGATGCTGCCGGTGCGCCGCCGGCACGCGACGGTGGCCGGGGAGCGCGCCGCGAGCACCGCCTGA
- a CDS encoding anti-sigma regulatory factor produces MLPDELTGPEHDIPPEEHRIRAEEDLLTARHAVRAAAVAAGFSIVDQTKIVTAASELVRNAYIHGGGGTMTITPLRDHGRVGLRLRVRDDGPGIPDVDQALTDGFSTGAGLGHGLGGTRRLVDEFHLDTAPGRGTTVTVVRWKP; encoded by the coding sequence ATGCTCCCTGACGAGCTCACCGGCCCCGAGCACGACATCCCGCCCGAAGAACACCGCATCCGGGCCGAAGAAGACCTGCTCACCGCCCGCCACGCCGTGCGGGCCGCCGCCGTCGCCGCCGGCTTTTCCATCGTCGACCAGACCAAGATCGTCACCGCGGCCAGCGAACTGGTCCGCAACGCCTACATCCACGGCGGTGGCGGCACCATGACCATCACCCCGCTGCGCGACCACGGCCGGGTCGGGCTGCGGCTGCGCGTCCGCGACGACGGCCCCGGCATCCCCGACGTCGACCAGGCGCTGACCGACGGGTTCAGCACCGGCGCCGGGCTCGGCCACGGTCTCGGCGGCACCCGCCGGCTCGTCGACGAGTTCCACCTCGACACCGCACCCGGGCGCGGCACCACCGTGACGGTCGTGCGCTGGAAGCCGTGA
- a CDS encoding STAS domain-containing protein encodes MDQPFPSGLAIAVKTFDDVAVVSVAGDVDHDVRAMLRETLAVALVRRPRAVVVDLAEVRFFGSTGLSALAWLHQAAETAAIEVTLVATQRSVLKPLTITRLDTLFPIHPTVTAALGRHGRQQVAQECGD; translated from the coding sequence ATGGACCAGCCATTCCCGTCCGGGCTGGCCATCGCCGTGAAGACTTTCGACGACGTCGCGGTGGTGTCCGTGGCCGGCGACGTGGACCACGACGTGCGGGCGATGCTGCGGGAGACACTCGCGGTGGCGCTCGTCCGGCGCCCGCGGGCGGTGGTGGTCGACCTGGCGGAGGTCCGGTTCTTCGGCTCGACCGGGCTGTCGGCGCTGGCGTGGCTGCACCAGGCCGCGGAGACGGCGGCCATCGAGGTCACGCTGGTGGCGACGCAACGCAGCGTGCTGAAGCCGTTGACGATCACCCGCCTGGACACGCTGTTCCCGATCCACCCGACCGTGACGGCCGCACTGGGCAGGCACGGCCGGCAGCAGGTGGCCCAGGAGTGCGGCGACTAG
- a CDS encoding SpoIIE family protein phosphatase — MSGVVVPPPSRHVRVDHVSAVYAATRAARETGRAAGLPDVLTERAAVVTSELAGNLDKHAVNGSVVVQRATTGLGVDVLAADDGPGMADVEHWLLDGNTTTATLGTGLGAVSRMATVFRIRSAPGRGTLAAARVLAPGTPVGQAAAMAHFCLPRSGESQCGDAIAVAPTTGGWTALVADGLGHGPDAAQAAGRAVEVFAQNPDRPPSHQLANMHRALRGTRGAAIALARVTPRRLEFCGVGNISGTTLHESGRSGLLLSIPGIVGFTLPVAQVRQTALAEGDLVVLHTDGIDPGWRTGPAWAGNALLLAAELAHHHRNPRDDAAVLALHPDRIT; from the coding sequence GTGAGCGGCGTCGTGGTGCCGCCGCCGTCGCGGCACGTGCGCGTCGACCACGTCAGCGCCGTGTACGCCGCCACCCGCGCCGCCCGCGAGACCGGCCGGGCGGCCGGGCTGCCCGACGTGCTGACCGAACGCGCCGCCGTGGTCACCTCGGAACTGGCCGGCAACCTGGACAAGCACGCGGTGAACGGATCCGTGGTCGTGCAGCGGGCCACGACCGGGCTCGGCGTCGACGTCCTGGCCGCCGACGACGGCCCCGGCATGGCCGACGTCGAGCACTGGCTGCTCGACGGCAACACGACCACCGCGACCCTCGGCACCGGCCTCGGCGCGGTCAGCCGGATGGCCACCGTGTTCCGGATCCGCTCGGCACCGGGCCGGGGCACGCTCGCCGCCGCCCGCGTGCTGGCACCGGGGACACCGGTGGGCCAGGCCGCCGCGATGGCGCACTTCTGCCTGCCGCGCAGCGGGGAGAGCCAGTGCGGCGACGCGATCGCCGTCGCGCCGACGACCGGCGGCTGGACCGCGCTCGTCGCGGACGGGCTCGGCCACGGGCCCGACGCCGCGCAAGCCGCCGGCCGCGCGGTCGAGGTGTTCGCGCAGAACCCGGACCGGCCACCGAGCCACCAGCTCGCGAACATGCACCGGGCCCTGCGCGGCACCCGCGGCGCCGCGATCGCGCTGGCGCGGGTCACGCCGCGGCGGCTCGAGTTCTGCGGCGTCGGCAACATCAGCGGGACGACACTGCACGAATCCGGCCGGTCCGGGCTGCTGCTCAGCATCCCGGGGATCGTCGGGTTCACCCTGCCGGTCGCCCAGGTCCGCCAGACCGCGCTCGCCGAAGGCGACCTCGTCGTGCTGCACACCGACGGCATCGACCCGGGCTGGCGGACCGGCCCGGCGTGGGCGGGCAACGCGCTGCTGCTGGCGGCCGAGCTGGCCCACCACCACCGCAACCCGCGTGACGACGCCGCCGTGCTCGCCCTGCACCCCGACCGGATCACCTGA